The Pyrenophora tritici-repentis strain M4 chromosome 10, whole genome shotgun sequence genome contains a region encoding:
- a CDS encoding Peptidase-S28 multi-domain protein translates to MKGLIALIGGLAVVAEAVLQPRWMSSKRAAEGYAPHTIDMPIDHFPESCRYVPHTNDTFKQRYFFDSSYYKPGGPVFLYIGGETSGESRFPNLQTGIIQILMEKFSGLGVILENRYYGESYPFNTSTTDELRFLTTEQTIADNAYFREYATFPGVNATLSGPDVPWIMYGGSLAGAQTAFTMKTYNGKFAGGIGSSATVQALLEYPTWYNPIMKYGPADCVSLIVDIINKIDNLIWDDNKEGIQAVKEVFGLGDLSSLGDFAMTIAFPIGGPMNYPTNTWQELNWSPLYGHNDFWNFCSNVTNPNPPANISSIDTSLSKYTNGDPWTGLGNYANYIKQIFLPLCTTGRINSTDPGCFSTQNQTFYADPTNGAARSYLYSTCAESGGYQVAPVMGPSLISRVLKIPYTQQWCTWAFPDGQFNSVPATPSLHYYNKYGGWDLQAENLALIDGNTDVWLDLCYHSNFASSPRISSDEYPSYLIAGAGHHWDSYGIKDVAAEPAYIREAHYWEMRIVNRFLEFWREKKG, encoded by the exons ATGAAGGGTCTAATTGCGTTGATTGGTGGACTGGCGGTTGTGGCGGAGGCTGTCCTGCAGCCGAGGTGGATGAGCAGCAAGAGGGCGGCGGAGGGGTATGCGCCGCATACGATTGATATGCCG ATTGATCATTTTCCTGAGAGCTGTCGCTATGTTCCGCATACGAATGATACGTTTAAGCAGCGGTACT TCTTTGATTCGTCGTACTACAAGCCTGGAGGCCCGGTTTTTCTCTACATTGGTGGAGAGACGAGTGGAGAATCGAGATTCCCGAACTTGCAGACTGGAA TCATTCAGATATTGATGGAAAAGTTTAGTGGCCTGGGTGTAATTCTTGAGAATCGGTATTATGGAGAGAGCTATCCGTTTAATACTAGTACGACGGATGAGTTAAGGTTCTTGACTACGGAGCAGA CAATTGCTGATAACGCCTACTTCAGGGAATATGCCACGTTCCCTGGTGTCAATGCTACCCTCAGCGGACCCGACGTTCCATGGATAATGTACGGTGGTTCGCTCGCTGGTGCACAAACCGCATTTACCATGAAGACTTATAATGGCAAGTTTGCCGGTGGCATTGGCAGCAGTGCCACTGTTCAAGCACTCCTCGAATACCCAACCTGGTACAACCCGATCATGAAGTATGGACCCGCGGACTGTGTCTCCCTTATTGTCGATATTATCAACAAAATCGACAACCTCATCTGGGACGACAACAAAGAAGGCATCCAAGCCGTAAAAGAAGTCTTCGGTCTTGGGGACCTCTCCAGCCTAGGCGACTTCGCCATGACCATCGCCTTCCCCATCGGCGGCCCAATGAATTACCCCACAAACACCTGGCAAGAGCTCAACTGGTCCCCTCTCTACGGCCACAACGACTTCTGGAACTTTTGCAGTAACGTCACAAACCCCAACCCACCCGCAAATATCAGCAGCATCGACACATCCCTCTCCAAATACACAAACGGCGACCCCTGGACCGGCCTCGGCAACTACGCAAACTACATCAAGCAAATCTTCCTACCCCTATGTACCACCGGCCGCATCAACTCCACAGATCCCGGCTGCTTCAGCACCCAAAACCAAACCTTCTACGCTGACCCCACAAACGGCGCCGCTCGCTCCTACCTCTACTCCACATGCGCGGAATCCGGTGGCTACCAAGTTGCCCCCGTAATGGGTCCCTCGCTTATCTCGCGCGTCCTGAAAATCCCTTACACCCAACAATGGTGTACCTGGGCCTTTCCCGACGGCCAATTCAACAGCGTTCCTGCTACGCCGTCTCTGCACTACTACAACAAGTACGGCGGGTGGGACCTACAAGCCGAGAACCTGGCGCTCATTGACGGGAACACGGATGTGTGGCTTGATTTGTGCTATCATTCCAACTTTGCGTCTAGTCCGAGGATTAGTAGTGATGAGTATCCGAGTTATTTGATTGCGGGTGCGGGGCATCATTGGGATAGCTATGGGATTAAGGATGTAGCTGCGGAGCCAGCGTATATTCGTGAGGCGCATTATTGGGAGATGAGGATTGTAAATCGGTTCTTGGAGTTTTGGAGAGAGAAAAAGGGGTAA
- a CDS encoding oxidoreductase domain containing protein yields MGLVDWLNYLGEFGEWAAGRKPVKKNDDALRFGILGAAAIAPQALIIQARSHADVIVVAVAARDRKKAEAYAKRWDVPIVHDSYEALINDPSIDCIYNPLPNGLHYKWTLAALKAGKHVLLEKPSVSNAQEARSLFHHPLFNAPNAPVLVEASHYRFHPAWHVFLAQFDKNLVESVDASAGVPAGAFPNTDIRFDYNLAGGTAMDLGHYTLSSVRGVFGTEPVQVDSATPRLIHQPFDQRCDQAMKATYTFPNGGKGHMFADLGKRGGYWFPWLTSNWPNFQGLLSTSTVRLRPEKLEAQDGVDRSSQKTVIFWNFMGPHVWHRIDVTTTIKFLDPKTGQILKQEQTTDKLKAYTWPEGMGGENKGQGWWATYRYQLEEFVNKIKRREGSGAWVTGEESIKQMEATDRTYEKAGMLIRPTSEALE; encoded by the exons ATGGGCCTTGTTGACTGGTTGAACTACCTAGGAGAGTTTGGCGAGTGGGCAGCCGGGCGAAAGCCGGTAAAGAAGAATGACGACGCTCTTCGTTTTGGGATACTAGGGGCCGCCGCGATTGC TCCACAGGCTTTGATCATTCAAGCACGTTCCCATGCCGACGTCATTGTAGTTGCGGTTGCAGCAAGGGACAGGAAAAAAGCAGAGGCTTATGCGAAACGATGGGATGTCCCCATTGTCCACGACAGCTACGAAG CACTGATCAATGACCCATCGATTGACTGCATATACAACCCATTGCCCAATGGTCTACACTACAAATGGACGCTTGCCGCGCTCAAAGCTGGAAAACACGTGCTGCTCGAAAAGCCGTCAGTCTCCAACGCGCAAGAAGCACGCTCACTCTTTCACCACCCACTGTTCAATGCCCCAAACGCACCAGTGCTTGTCGAAGCAAGCCACTACCGCTTCCATCCCGCATGGCACGTCTTTCTCGCTCAATTTGACAAGAATTTGGTCGAGAGTGTAGATGCTAGCGCTGGAGTGCCCGCAGGTGCTTTCCCTAACACCGACATCAGGTTCGATTATAATCTTGCTGGTGGTACTGCCATGGACTTGGGACACTACACGCTGTCTTCAGTACGAGGCGTATTCGGCACTGAACCCGTACAAGTTGACTCTGCAACGCCTCGTCTTATACATCAGCCGTTCGATCAGCGATGTGACCAAGCCATGAAGGCTACCTACACCTTTCCCAATGGTGGAAAAGGACACATGTTCGCAGATTTAGGCAAGAGGGGTGGATACTGGTTCCCATGGCTAACATCCAACTGGCCCAATTTTCAAGGCCTGCTGTCTACATCGACCGTCCGCTTGCGACCAGAGAAGCTCGAAGCTCAAGATGGGGTTGATAGGTCTAGTCAGAAGACGGTCATCTTCTGGAACTTCATGGGTCCACATGTATGGCACCGCATCGATGTCACAACTACGATCAAATTCCTCGATCCCAAGACCGGCCAAATCCTCAAACAAGAACAGACTACAGACAAGTTGAAAGCATACACATGGCCTGAAGGCATGGGTGGAGAGAACAAAGGTCAGGGCTGGTGGGCTACGTATCGATACCAGCTTGAAGAATTCGTGAACAAGATCAAGAGGAGGGAGGGAAGTGGCGCTTGGGTGACAGGCGAGGAGAGTATCAAGCAAATGGAAGCCACGGATCGGACATACGAGAAGGCCGGCATGCTCATCCGACCGACGAGCGAGGCTCTCGAGTGA